The genomic DNA TGCGGCGCGCCGATGACCGAGCACGAGATCGATCGCTCGGGCCCGAAGACCCTGGTGCACTGCCCGTAAGCTCCCTCGGCGTCAGCCGTCGTCATCGGCGAGCGCGGCGCTGACCGACTCCCGGGCCATGTCGATCCACGTCATGAGCGCGGCATCGTCGGCGATCGCCGAGGCTGCGACATCGATCCAGCCGGACCCCATGGTGCGGGATCCCATCACGGCACGCGCGGCCCCGGGCAGCGTCACGGCGACAGCCCCGTTCTCCTCATCCACGCGGACGAGAAGCGTCCCGTCCTTCCGGGCGCCCACGAGGATGCGCCCCTCGTCGAGGAATGCCCTGGTCCCGAACATCCGGCGCTCCTCGATGGAAGGGTCGGCCCCGAGCAGTGCGCGGACGCGGTCCGCGAGTTCCTCTCCTGCGGCATCCATCTCGGCTCCGTCTACGCGTGCCCGGCCCGCTCCATCGACCGGAGCTCCTTCTTCAGATCCTGCACTTCGTCGCGCAGGCGCGCGGCGAGCTCGAACTTCAGCTCCGCGGCCGCCGCGAGCATCTGATCGGTGAGGTCCTGGATCGTGGCCTCCAGCTGCTGAGCGCCCTCGGCCGCGATCCCGGTGCGCCGCAGGTTCGGTGTCGGCGACTTGCCCTTGCCCGATGCGCGGCCCCGGCCGGACATCAGCTCCGCCGTATCCTGACCCTCGCGCGCCAGCACCTCTGTGATGTCGGCGATGCGCTTGCGCAGCGGCTGCGGATCGATGCCGTGCTCCTTGTTGTACGCGATCTGCTTCTCACGCCGACGGTCGGTCTCCTCGATGGCCTTGGCCATGGAGTCCGTCATGTTGTCCGCGTACATGTGGACTTCACCCGAGACGTTGCGCGCCGCGCGGCCGATCGTCTGGATGAGTGAGGTCCCGGAGCGGAGGAAGCCCTCCTTGTCCGCGTCGAGGATCGCGACGAGCGACACCTCCGGGAGGTCGAGTCCTTCGCGCAGCAGGTTGATACCGACCAGGACGTCGTACACACCGGCGCGCAGTTCGCTGAGGAGCTCGACGCGGCGCAGGGTGTCGACGTCGGAGTGCAGGTAGCGCACGCGCACGCCGTGCTCACCGAGGAAGTCGGTCAGCTCCTCCGCCATCTTCTTCGTGAGGGTCGTGACGAGGACGCGCTCGTCCCGCTCCACGCGAAGCCGGATCTCTTCGAGGAGATCGTCGATCTGCCCCTTCGACGGCTTGACGATGATCTCCGGGTCGACCAGGCCGGTCGGGCGGATGATCTGCTCCACCACGCCGTCGGCGATGCCCATCTCGTACTTGCCCGGGGTGGCGGACAGGTAGACGGTCTGCCCCACGCGGTTCTTGAACTCGTCCCAGCGCAGCGGTCGGTTGTCCATCGCGCTCGGCAGCCGGAATCCGTGGTCGACGAGGGTGCGCTTGCGGGACGCGTCGCCTTCGTACATCGCGCCGATCTGCGGCACCGTGACGTGGGACTCGTCGATGACGAGCAGGAAGTCGTCCGGGAAGAAGTCGAGGAGCGTGTGCGGGGGCTCGCCGGGCATGCGTCCGTCCATGTGACGCGAGTAGTTCTCGATGCCGGAGCAGAATCCGAGCTGCTGGAGCATCTCCAGGTCGAAGGTCGTGCGCATCCGGAGGCGCTGCGCCTCGAGGAGCTTGCCCTGACGCTCGAACTCCTTCAGCCGCTCCTCCAGCTCGTGCTCGATGGTGCCGATGGAGCGCTGGATGACGTCGGTGCCCGCGACGTAGTGCGAGGCGGGGAAGATCGGCACGGCGTCCAGTTTCTCGATGACCTCGCCCGTGAGCGGGTGCAGCGAGTAGAGCGCCTCGATCTCGTCGCCGAACAGCTCGATGCGGATGGCGTGCTCCTCGTACACCGGGATGATCTCGATCGTGTCGCCGCGCACGCGGAAGTTTCCCCGCGAGAAGTCGACGTCGTTGCGGTTGTACTGCATCGCGATGAACTGACGGATCAGGGCGTCGCGGTCGTACCGCTCCCCCACCTGCAGCGCGACCATGGCGCGCAGGTACTCCTCCGGAGCACCCAGGCCGTAGATGCAGGAGACGGTCGACACCACGACCACGTCACGCCGGCTCAGCAGGGAGTTCGTCGTCGAGTGTCGGAGCCGCTCGACCTCCGCGTTGATCGAGGAGTCCTTCTCGATGAAGGTGTCCGTCTGCGGGACGTAGGCCTCGGGCTGGTAGTAGTCGTAGTACGAGACGAAGTACTCGACGGCGTTGTTCGGCATGAGCTCGCGGAACTCGTTGGCGAGCTGTGCCGCGAGGGTCTTGTTGTGCGCGAGCACGAGCGTGGGACGCTGCACCTGCTCGACGAGCCAGGCCGTGGTCGCCGACTTGCCCGTTCCGGTGGCGCCGAGCAGCACGATGTCGGTCTCGCCCGCGTTGATACGGGAGGCCAGCTCGGCGATGGCCTGCGGCTGGTCACCGGCAGGGGCGTACTCGCTGATGACCTCGAAGGGGCGGACACTGCGGGTGGGCTGCATACATCAAGCGTATGCCGCCCCTCCGACATCGGGGCCGCGTCCGGCGGCGACACCGCTTCAGCTCGCGCGGAGCCGGTTCCAGAGCGCGTCCGTCTGGGCCAGCGTGTCCGCGATCGATCCTGCGGTGTCGATCACGACGTCGGCGATCGCGAGCCGCCGGTCGTCCGGAACCTGGGCGGCGATCCGTCCGCGGGCGTCGTCCGGCGTCATCCCGCGCAGGTGCACGAGCCTCTCGAGACGGACCTCCTCCGGGGCATGCGCGACGACGATCGCATCCCAGGGGTCGTCGACACGAGCCTCCACGAGAAGCGGCACGTCGTACACGACGACGGCATCCGGATCAGCCTGGAAGGCGGCGTCGAAACGACGCTGGGACTCGGCCCGTACGGCCGGGTGCACGATGGCGTTCAGCTGTGCGAGACGGCCCGGATCGGCGAACACGGTCGCACCGAGAGCGGCTCGGTCGAGCGACCCGTCTTCGGCGATGACCTCGTCACCGAACGTCCGCGCGATCGCGCCGAGCACCGCGGATCCGGGCGCCTGCACCTCGCGCACGATCCGATCCGCGTCGACGACCACCGCGCCGAGTTCGGCGAGCCGGTTCGCGATGGTGGACTTTCCCGACGCGATGCCTCCGGTGAGAGCGATGAGCGGCATCCGACCATCCTGCCACGCCTGTCCGAGGGCGGCGCACGACGCTGCCGCCGAACAATCGGGAAAGCTTCGGTCCCTCTTGAGGAAGACTTGACGGTCCCCTGAGGTGCGCTGCGTAACGTCGAAGCCATGACGAACACGGATGCCCCCGCACGCCCTGACCGCACCGAGCGACGCTCCCGGCGGCGCCCGATCATGGCGTTCGCGCTGGCCGTGCTCGCGACCGGAGGGATCGGTGCCGCGCTCACGAGCGCCGCGTGGACCGACAACACCTTCTTCAGCGCCCCGGCCGCAGGAGCCACCTTCAACCTCCAGGGTTCCACCGACGGGACCACCTGGAAGGAGTCGGCCGCGAAGAACAGCATCGAGCTCGTCGTGCCCGCGGAGAAGCTGGCCAACCTGCTCCCGGGCGAGGCCCGCACCATCAAGCTCTGGGTGAAGAACGCCAGCTCCGTCAACGCCGCACTCACCTCGACCGTCGAGTACGCCCCCGGCAACACGGCGACGGACTTCACGGTCAAGCCGACGGCGACGATCACCGGGCTCGCGGCGTCGCTGACCTCCTCCGGCTCCACGGCGACCGATGAGTTCGACCTCGTCGTCACCACCCCGGCCGACTGGCCGACGAGCAACCAGGGCAAGACCGGCACGATCCTCGTCACGGTCTCCGCCACCGCCACCAACTGACCCCTCGCCCCGCAGCAGAGAACGAAGAGACGAACCGTGGTGCAGATCCTCCGCCGGCTCGCCCTGCCCGTGCTCTGGGCGCTGGCTGCCACGGGCGTGGGCTGCGGCGTCGTCTGGGGCGCCACGGCGATCGGGCTCATCCAGCCGCTCGTCGTGATCTCGGGCTCGATGGAGCCCGGGATCATGACGGGCGATCTCCTCATCGCCACGAAGGTCCCCGCCGACTCTCTGGAGGTGGGCGACGTCGTCAGCCTCCGGAGCGCGCTGACCGACTCCCTGGTGACCCATCGCATCACCGCCATCGAAGCCGCCGACGGCGCGCGCACGATCACCATGAAGGGCGACAACAACGAGTTCTCCGACGCTCTCGACTATCCGGTGACCGGCGATGCCTGGAAGCCGGCGGTGCAGCTTCCCGGTTGGGGGACCGCCATCATGCGGATGACCACGCCCGCCGTCGCCGTCCCGCTGCTCCTCGGACTCCTGGGGCTGCTCGGCCTGAGCATGATGAGCCCCGGGGAGCGACCGGCGCGGAAGCCGCTGACCACGTGATGCCGGCACGACGGGTCTCCCCGATGGCCGGCTTCGCGGTCGCGATGGCGTTCGTCTTCCTGGCCGTCGCCCAGGGAAGCGTCTCGACCACCACCGCGGCGTGGACGGATCGAACCGTGGTCACGGCGACGGTGACGTCCGCCTCGACATGGTTGTCGCCGTTCGCGGGGAACACGTGCAAGGCCTACAGCAGCCCGTCGGCAGCTCCCACCAGCTGCGCGATCACGGCGATCCGCTACGAGGAGATCAGCGACACCTCCGGCCACTTCTACATCAGCACGAACGCCCCGGGCGGGTCGCACCACGTCGACGTCGACGTGGATCTGAAGAAGGCGACGGGCCTTCCCCGGACGTGGACCTCGTGGACCGCTGCGGGGGTGCTCCCGGGCAGCCACGTCACGCCGGACCCCGCGTGGACGTGCTCCTCGTTGCCCCGGCTCACCGGCCGCAGCCTCGACTGGCACCTCACCGACCTTCAGGTTGCCGTGACGCTGCAGCGCACCACGGCGAACACGATCTGCACCTGAGCCTCCTGGGCGGGGCGCGGCACCCCTCAGCGCGCGAGCAGCTGCCGTCGGGAGCTGATCACCCCGGTGTCGAAGCCGGCGAGATGCAGGCCGCCGTGGAAGCGGGCGTGCTCGATCTTGATGCAGCGGTCCATGACTACCGAGAGCCCGGCCGCCTCCGCGATCGCGGCGGCTTCCTCGTTCCAGGAGCCGAGCTGGAGCCACAGGGTCTTCGCGCCGCTGTCGATCGCCTCCTGCGCGACCCCTGGGAGGTCGTCGTGACGACGGAACACGTCCACGATGTCGGGCTGCAC from Microbacterium paraoxydans includes the following:
- a CDS encoding TfoX/Sxy family protein — protein: MDAAGEELADRVRALLGADPSIEERRMFGTRAFLDEGRILVGARKDGTLLVRVDEENGAVAVTLPGAARAVMGSRTMGSGWIDVAASAIADDAALMTWIDMARESVSAALADDDG
- the uvrB gene encoding excinuclease ABC subunit UvrB yields the protein MQPTRSVRPFEVISEYAPAGDQPQAIAELASRINAGETDIVLLGATGTGKSATTAWLVEQVQRPTLVLAHNKTLAAQLANEFRELMPNNAVEYFVSYYDYYQPEAYVPQTDTFIEKDSSINAEVERLRHSTTNSLLSRRDVVVVSTVSCIYGLGAPEEYLRAMVALQVGERYDRDALIRQFIAMQYNRNDVDFSRGNFRVRGDTIEIIPVYEEHAIRIELFGDEIEALYSLHPLTGEVIEKLDAVPIFPASHYVAGTDVIQRSIGTIEHELEERLKEFERQGKLLEAQRLRMRTTFDLEMLQQLGFCSGIENYSRHMDGRMPGEPPHTLLDFFPDDFLLVIDESHVTVPQIGAMYEGDASRKRTLVDHGFRLPSAMDNRPLRWDEFKNRVGQTVYLSATPGKYEMGIADGVVEQIIRPTGLVDPEIIVKPSKGQIDDLLEEIRLRVERDERVLVTTLTKKMAEELTDFLGEHGVRVRYLHSDVDTLRRVELLSELRAGVYDVLVGINLLREGLDLPEVSLVAILDADKEGFLRSGTSLIQTIGRAARNVSGEVHMYADNMTDSMAKAIEETDRRREKQIAYNKEHGIDPQPLRKRIADITEVLAREGQDTAELMSGRGRASGKGKSPTPNLRRTGIAAEGAQQLEATIQDLTDQMLAAAAELKFELAARLRDEVQDLKKELRSMERAGHA
- the coaE gene encoding dephospho-CoA kinase — encoded protein: MPLIALTGGIASGKSTIANRLAELGAVVVDADRIVREVQAPGSAVLGAIARTFGDEVIAEDGSLDRAALGATVFADPGRLAQLNAIVHPAVRAESQRRFDAAFQADPDAVVVYDVPLLVEARVDDPWDAIVVAHAPEEVRLERLVHLRGMTPDDARGRIAAQVPDDRRLAIADVVIDTAGSIADTLAQTDALWNRLRAS
- a CDS encoding signal peptidase I, with translation MVQILRRLALPVLWALAATGVGCGVVWGATAIGLIQPLVVISGSMEPGIMTGDLLIATKVPADSLEVGDVVSLRSALTDSLVTHRITAIEAADGARTITMKGDNNEFSDALDYPVTGDAWKPAVQLPGWGTAIMRMTTPAVAVPLLLGLLGLLGLSMMSPGERPARKPLTT